The Thermosynechococcus sp. HN-54 DNA segment GTGCCACCCCCCAAGCCCTCTATCAGCGCCGTTGTCTCGAAAGGATCTAGCGGGGGTCTTCAAGGATCGTGCGCAGCCACGGGGGCGGATCTGGAATCGGATTGCCCAATCGCTCCAACAGTGTCCATGCCAAAATATGCACCACTAAGGCATAAACCGTGGACTGGAAAAAGACAAGTAGCAGTGCCACAACTTGGATCAGAGTCACCGTTGTCTCCAGCAGCAAATTTAGATTGACCAGTACCCAATCAATAAAATTCGTGACCTGCTGATTGAAGTAAATCCAGAGGTTTTCCCCAAGCAGAATGGATACAAGACTAATCTGAAAGAAAAATCCTGCGGTGCCAATCACTGCGCCACTGAAGATGGAGCGTCCCCAGCCTTCTTTTTTGGCCCAACAGCCGCCAAAAATGACCCCCATAATGCCGTGGGGCAAGAGAAATTGCAGACTGCGGGGTGGCCCCATCAACACAGAAAGGAGCAGCGCACTGACAATGGCCGCTATCCAAGCGGCGCGGCGGTTCCAGCGTAAATAAACCAACGCAATGGGAATAGGAAAAAACAGGCGCAAGACTGGACCAATGGGTAAATAAAAGTTAATCACCCACAGCAGGGCAGCGGTACTGGCAAGGAAGGCCGTTTCCGTAATGACAAGGGTACGCTGAATTTGCGATCGCCCCAAGCTTTGGGACTGCTCAGGGGGCACCATTGCTTCTACATCGGGAAAATCGTCTTCTAGGGAATCCGTCGGGTTCATTCTAGGTCATTGACCCTCAATCTTTCCTAATCACTTTAGCAAGCGTCGCCGCCAGCCCTCAAACTGGACAGAGGTTCCCCGAAACCTCCTTTGATGGAAGCTAGAATCAACGGTACAACCCTTTTCTGATCAACTTTGCATGTTAATCTATGTGTCGTCTCTATGCCTATATGGGGCGCAAAGCGTCCCTTGCCCATGCCTTGGTGGACGCTCCCCACTCGCTACTGGTGCAAAGTTATCAACCGCAGGAAATGACGGCGGGACTCCTGAATGCTGATGGCTTTGGGGTGGGGTGGTATGCGGCTCGCCAAGATATTCCCCCCTTTCTCTATCGGCAAACGATTCCCATGTGGCATGATGTCAACTTTACTGAGCATTTGAGCCGCTATATTGAATCTGCCTGCTTCTTGGCCAATGTCCGTAGTGCCACACCGGGGCAACCGGTGCAGATGACGAATACACAGCCCTTTCGCTGGGGACGCTGGTTGGGGGTGCACAACGGCTTTATCGAAAACTTTCGCCAAACCCTCTACCGCCCCATGCGCGATCGTCTGTCGGATATTTGTTACAACATCATAGAAGGCTCTACAGATTCTGAGCACCTCTTTGCCCTCTTTTGCAATGGATTGGTCTTGAATCCGCAACTGTCACCAGTCATGGTGCTGCGGCAGACGCTGCAAATTGTCTTTTCCTTGGCGCAGGCCGCGCGTACCAGTGTCAGTGTCGCCATGATTCTCACCGATGGCATGTATATCTTGGCCACCCGCTGTTCCCGTGGCACCCCACCGCCGACACTCTACTGGAGTCAGGATGCCGAAAAAATTCAACTCACCTCAGAGCCGGTAGATCGGCAAACGGAGTGGTATCCTTTACCCGAAAATAAACTGCTGTTGATGAGTTTGCAGAGTGAACCAGAGATTTATCCCTTCTGAGACCTCAACCCCCTTGAATCCCTTTGACCGGGAAGCCCTTTGGCAAGCCCTTCAGCACCAGCGGAAATTTACACTCCAGTTAGTTGCTGAGTTGAGCGAGGTGGCTCTTTGTGCACAGCCCCATCCCCTCTATAGCCCTGTGGGCTGGCATTTGGGACACATTGGCTACACAGAAGCCTTTTGGCTATTGCCTGAAGGTTCAGGGCCTAGCGATCGCGATCGCTATTGGTATGCCGCTGATGGCCGCCCCAAGGTAGAACGACAATACTTACCATCGCGCAGCCAATTACTGGACTACCTAGCAGAGATTCGCCAACGCACGGGCGATCGCCTCCACAGCCTCACCGACGAGCAGTGGCAACGGGAAGTCCGTCTCTGGTGGTGGATTTTGCAGCATGAAGCCCAGCACACGGAAACGATGCAAATGGTGCTGGCGATGCAGGGGATTTTCACCACATTACCCCCTAACCTATTACTGCCGCAGGATCACCAACGGATTCCCGCTGGGGGCTATGTCATTGGCAGTGAAGACCTCTTAGCCCTTGATAACGAGCAGCCAGTCCAGAGTGTGGAGCTGCTTCCTTTTACGATTGATGCGGCACCGCTGACGTGGCGGGAATTTCTCACCTTTGTTGAAGCGGGTGGTTATCATCGGCGGGAATGGTGGTCTAGCAGTGGTTGGGAATGGCGAGAAGCAGAGGAAATTACCTCACCGTTTTACCCTATTCCTGAGAACCTAGATTTACCCATGTGGGGACTCAGTTTCTACGAAGCCGAAGCCTACGGCCATTTCCAAGGCAAACGCCTCCCCAGTGAACGGGAGTGGGAAATTGCTGCTCAGCAGGGACTCTTGCATAGGGGCTACGTGTGGGAGTGGACTCAAAGTCCCTTTGCCCCCTATCCGGGGTTCCAGAGCTATCCCTACCGGGGCTATTCTGCGCCCTACTTTGATGGCGAGCATTTTGTCCTCAAGGGCGGTAGTCACTGGACCCGCCCCATTCTCAAGCGACCCTCATTTCGCAATTGGTATAGCCGCACCACCCGTGAGGTATTTGCTGGAGCGCGCTACGTTCACCAAGAAGATTTCATTTCTCAATGAAGAAAGTTTGAAAAGCGGAGTCAAATGATCCGAGGAGTACCCCGAACTTTCTACACTGGGGAAAATAGTTTGGCAATGCGTGACATTCTCCTTCACTAACCTCAAGGTATCGTGAAAGCTTCCAACATCGCTATCGGACTTTCGTGCTTCACAGGCTGGGCAACCCCTAAGCCGCCACAGACTGCCACTGCTGCCAAAATGGTGAGGAACTGACCCAAGGCTGCATCCAAGATCGATTAGCTTGCTCCCGGCCAGCCCTCGGAGGGTCAGGTCTTCCCCCCCGATCAGGTCGTATGTTCGGCATAGTTGCTAGGCCTCCTTGTAGTGAAAATCTTTTCTTTGCTGCTTGATGCGCAAATGCAGTCTGGATACCTTTGCGCGTGACTTCTGAGAGTTGGCAGCCCCTTTCTGCTTGCGGCTCAGTTGCCTTTGTCTTCTGGCTAATACTCGCTGCGACCGCCGATAAAACTTCGGAGGAGAGACTTCTTCTCCTTGAGCGCTCACCAAGAAACTGTTCAACCCCAAGTCAATGCCAGTGGCGCTTTTGATCTCGGATTTATCCTTGGGAACAGGCGTAGGTACAGTCTTGTCTTCTAGCGTGACACACACATAGCAGCCATCCGCTTTCTGGACGACAGTACAGGTTTTGGGCGTAAATCCCTCTGGCAAAGTGATGGTCATCTCGCCTATCTTGCTCAGCTTGATGGTCTGTCCCGTGATGTGCACACCCGTTTTTGGACAGTTGACTCTTGGGAACGTGAATGAGCGGAGTTCCCCTGCTTTCTTAAACTTGGGTGTGCCACCCCGTTTGCCAGTGGCATCAGGAAATAGCCAACGCTGTCATGCCTTCTCTAACCTGAGTCAGTTCTGTTGTTGTACCTCATGATAAATCTCCTTGTATTCAGGAAATAATTCTTTCGTCTGTTTCAGTTGTGCCAATTGAGAATAGTAGTTTGGACATTCAGGAATCTCACCAATGGGTTGAGAGACCAAAGAGCATCGGTCAATGAAGCAGCGAGTGCGATGTAACCAATCGAGTCTTTGTCGCCAGCAGGAGTTCCAGTGTCGCCGCCGCGGCTCTAGCCACTTTAAGAGTAGGGCTTCTTGGTGGTTGTTCGGTTGGATGCGGTACTCGTAGGTGAGAACCATGCTGTCGATTATCGTCTGCGTCTCAAGGACAGAACTGCAATTCCCCGTACCCCTAAGCTACGCTATCGTGGCAGTACCCTTGAGAAGTTTATGATGGATTTGAGCAGGCGATCGGGGTCTTGGGCAGAGCGATAGACCAACACATAGTGCACATTTGCGAGATGGGGTGGGGGGATCGTAGGTAGGTTGCTGAGCCATAATCAAGGTCAACAGTAAACGCGAAAAGGTTGGTGTTGATAACTTTAATTGTTATCCAGCATTTACTACAGCAAACACTATGAACTTAGGGGGCTATGGTTTCAAAGGCGATGCGGACAGGACTACTGGAAGGTAAAAAGTTAGTAGAGTTAGTAGTTCTCCTTCTTTCATTGCACTGGTTCGATAGGCTGTGATGAGAAACCCTTCTCATTTAAGCACCTCGCTACAGTACAGACCCAACGCTTCGCACTATCATCACCTTCATCGAAAAATCCGCGCCCACATCCAAGGGTGGGCGATCGCCACCATGGAAATCATCTTGCATCCTAAAACGGACTATCATGGTGATGCTCACGGCAGTACACCCAAGTGGCTGGTTCATCTAGATAGTATTCTTTCTTCCAAATGGGGAGGCGGTGTTTGATCTCGTCAATGATGTAGGCCGCACCCGCAAAGGCTTGTTGGCGATGAGACGCCGTAACTCCTACCCACACAGCAATCTCCCCTAGGCTCAGTTTGCCGTAACGATGGCTGGCGATCGCCCCCAGCAAGTCAAATTTCTCAATCGCTTCTGTGAGAATCTGCTCCCCTTCCTTGAGAGCCAAAGCGGGATAGACCTCATATTCGAGGCTAGTCACAATCTTGCCGTGGTTGTGATTGCGCACCCAACCCTCAAAGCTAACAAAGGCACCGGCACTCAAGTTGGCAAGGGGCTGCCAGAGTTGGGCTGGCTCCAAGGGAGTGTTGGTTAGGGAAAACTGCTGGAGAACCATCGGTGAATTAACCCCCAGCGACAGGAGGGATAAATACGACGCTATCCCCTGTTTTAATGGGCTGATCTAGGGTCACGAACCTATCATTGGCCGCAACTTTAATGTGGCTGAGATCAAGGGTAAACCCGTACTGCACTTTTAGCTCTTGGTATAGCTCGCTATAGGTTTGGGCGGTGGTCACTCGCTCCTCCTCTTCCCGTTGGCTTTGCTCCCGCAACTGGGCAAAGTAGCGTAGATGAATGGTTTTAGGGGCGTCGGACATGGTGTAGGGCTTCCAGATAGTCTTCAGGGGTGTTGATATTGGCAGTAATCCTTGGCTGTGGCGGCGTAATCCCTTGGCAGGGCGATCGCTGGAGAATTTTCACAGGGCAGTAGATGCCTTCTGCATAGGCAGCTTCAAATACCGGCAGAGCTTGGGGGGTATAAATGGCACACAGCGGCTCTGGGAAACCTTCTTGGGGATGATGATAGCAGGTGGCCACCACATCTTCGCGGTAGTGCTGCAACAGCGGGGCAAGGGTTTCTGGAGTCAAATAGGGTAGGTCACAGGCCACCACCAGCCAGTTCACTTCGGGATAGGCACGCAAGGCGGTTAAGATGCCGGCAATGGGTCCGATCTGGGGAAGGGTATCTGCAAGGGTGGGCAGCTCGGCTAGCGGAGTCCCCTGCCATTGGTTGGGTTGCGCCGAGAGAAAGACCTGTTCGCAGTATTGCCCCAACAAATTGTAGAGGTATTGGGCATGGGGTTGGCCGTAATAGTCGAGAAGGGCTTTGTCCTGTCCCATCCGCTGACTTTGGCCGCCCGTGAGCACCAGGCCGTAGAGGGGATATTGGCCGAGGGTTTTCTTGCCACCACTTTTGGCTAGGAGGCGCACCTCTCGAATCACAATGTGGGGGCTGAGGGCTTTGCACATGTCATAAATTGTCAGGGCTGCAATGGTCACTCCATGCAGGCTTTCCATTTCCACACCGGTGCGATCGCGGGTTTTGACTTCACAGCGCAGGCGAATTCGTAAGCCACTCTCTAGAGACTCAATGTCGGTCTCAAAACGACAACTGGTAATCGGCAGCGAATGACAAAAGGGAATCGCCTCGGCAGTGCGTTTTACCGCCATTGTGCCAGCAATAATCGCCGTTTGTACCACAGGCCCTTTCTTGAGAAAGAGCTCCCCCCCCTGCACATAGGCCTGAAAGACGGGCGGCAATTCAATGAGGGCTTCCGCCACCGCCCGGCGATCGCTCACGGTCTTCTCGCTAATATCCACCATCTGGGGTTGTTGGTTCTCATTGATGTGGGAGAACATTCTCTTAGCCTCCAATCTGGTGCATGGCATGGTGAACTTCTGCCCCACGTAGGCTCGGTTTCATGCCCAAGACTTGTTCATATGCAGCATAGCGTTCAGGTTTGCTCAAACCCCGCAGGGACACCCCCGCCTCCTTAAATAGACACGCCCGTAGAACCCCATCGGCGGACAATCGCCAACGAGAACAGTGCCCACAAAAGGGTTGTGATTCCGAAGCAATGAAGCCAATCTGACCGCCACAGGCGGTCTCAAAGTTAAAGGAGGTGGAATCTTGAGGACGAGGGACAGGACACAAATCATAATGCTGACGCAAGCGCTCAATCATGGTGGCGGCACTGATAAAGCGATCGCTCCCCAAGTGGCAGGCATAGCCAATGCGCATCAGCTCCAAAAAACGCACCTCAACCCCTAAAGCCTTGGCGTACTCCACCATTGGCACCAGCTCGTGATCATTGACACCCGCCATCACAACCATGTTCAGCTTGACTTGAAACCCTTGCTCAACAGCGGTGGCGATCGCCGCCTTCACCGTTTCCAAATGGTGGCCATGACTAATGACGGCAAAGGTTTGGGGGTCTAGGCTATCCAGACTGATATTCAAACGCCATACGCCATAGCAACCTAGCAGGGGCAAAAAGGGGACAAGGCGAATGCCATTGGTGGTTAAGCTCAGTTCCGGCACACCCACTGCTGCCAAAGCTGCCACAATCTCAGGAAACTCCGCTCGCAACAGTGGCTCACCCCCCGTCAGCCGCACGGATTCAATGCCCAGTTCCACCAGTTCGGCCACAATCGTCGCATACTCCGCCGGAGTCAGGTAGGTCTGGGGGGGCATAAAGGCGGCATCTACGGGCATACAGTAGGTACAGCGCAGATTACAGCGATCGGTCACCGACAAGCGCAACTTACGAATTTGGCGCCCTTGGGCATCCAGCAGCCGCTGGCTAGGAATAGCCGTGGTGACAACCATGACTCCTAGCTCCACGGAAAATAGCGATAGCACTCACCGGCGGCAAATACCCCTTGCGAGGCAGGCAGTTCCAAAAATCCATCGCTATCAGCCAAGGCCAAAAAATCACCAGAATTTTGCATCGGACGGGGGTGGGCAATCAGTTCAGCAGTTTTTGTGGTTTCTAGTTTAACGGGTAAAAAGTAGGTTAAGGGCTTCTCAAAAGAGAAGGGACTGGCTAAGCAGGCATAGAGGGGTGGGATGTCCAAGACATAGCGGTGCAAGCACACCAAACTGGAGACAGGGTTCCCCGGCAAACCAAAGACTGCCGTTTGCTGACGGTGATCCACCCCAAACCAGAGGGGTTTTCCGGGACGCTGGGCAACACCGTGGATATACTCCTGCACGCCTTGATCCCGCCACAGTTGGGGTAAGTAGTCAAACTTGCCCTTGGAAACGCCACCGCAATAAATCAGGAGATCGTACTCTTGGCTCGCTTGGCGATAGTGGGTTGCCAGTTGTACTGGATCATCGGGCAAATGGGTGATGCTGACGTGGGGGTACCCTTGGCGCTTGAGGGCGGCCATCAGCGCATAGGCATTGGAGAGGCGCAGTTGATGGGGCTGGGGCACGTGGTCAGGAGGAATCAGTTCATTGCCTGTAGCAATAATTTGGGTGCGCGGGGTGCGCCTAACGCAAACTTCGGTCTGCCCCACAGAGGCAAGAATGCCCCAAGCCGGACTGTGTAGAGGAGTACCAGCGGCCAGAACCGGTTGACCGGCGGCGGCATCACTGCCACAGCGATGGACAAATTGATAGGGCGACCATGCTTCGGGGTGCAGGATATGGGCAATGCCGTCACGAATCTCTAGCGCTTCGTAGGGAATTACTAGATCACAGCCCTGGGGCAAGGCCGCACCCGTCATGACTTCAAAACAGGCTTGGGTATCCGTGAGGATTGGCGGTACCTCACCTGCAGGAACCACCCCTAGAATCGGAAAGGCCCGCTGACCAGACTGATAGGCTGCCCAATTAAGGGCAATGCCATCCATCATGATGCGGTCAATCGGCGGGTAGGGGCGATCGCTAGCAATCGTTACGGCTAGTCTGCCGCACCGCGGATCGGTCAAGGAGAGGGTCTCTGTGCCCCAATCGGGCAAATGCTGCTGAATAAGGTCAAGGGCGGCTTCAACGGAAATCATTTTTTATTCCAAACTGGTTAAGATTAACTGCGAAACAAACGGCAGTAGAGGGTTTCGTGTTGCATGCTGGCGAGGGCTAAGCCCAAGGTACAGCTTTCTAAGTCATCGTCAGTTACGTTTAAGCTCTGCTGCACGGTTTGCTGAATGTGCGGTTGAAGTTGGCGCAGGAGCACTTGACCCGCCGTTTGGCCAAGGGGAATCAGTTTCACCGCTGCATTGATCAGGGTGGTGACCCAACTGTGGAGATAGCCTAGGAGTGCGATTTCTAAGGGAATGTCTGCAAGGGCAGCGGCAATGCAAAAGGCGACACTGACATTCCAAGGGTAGGGCTGGGCATGGGCAGTATGGAGTTCTGGTGGTAAGTCTTCAAGGGTAGTCAAAAGGTTCATCAGCGCCGTTCCCATTTGCCAATTTTGGGCACGCAGTTCGGCGCTTTCGCGGGCAGCCGAGAGCCACGCATTCCACTGGTGAACGGCGTCAAAATCACCCTTAGCGATCGCCCGATAAACCCGCACCATGATTGCTGCTTCCAACTGGGCACTACCAAAGGCCAGTTCAAAGATTAGCCAGTCCTGTACGGCTGCGGCTGAGGTGATCTTGCCTTGGGCAATGAGGGTTTCCAACCCCTCAGAGTAGTTAAAGCCGCCAATGGGTAAGGCCGGACTCACCCACTGCAGCAAGGTTAAAAGTGCTGAATCAGTGAGCATGGTAGGCACCGCGTTCGGGACAGAAGGGAGCGACCTCGAATGTCACCGTCAACCCCCGCTGTTCCAGCATCGTTTGCAACACTGAATCCGCACCCAAGCGGAGATAATCGGTGTGAATTTCCAAGGGGACGTGGCGATTTCCGAGATGGTAGGCAGCCTGTAGAAGGTCAAGGGGTGTTGGAGCCATGACTTTGAGCGTGGGTTCAGGTTTGGCGTGAACCGTAACAACCACCGTGCCCTCCTCGTCCTGAAGGCGATCGCCCGGCTGTAACGTGATTCCCCGCGGTAACTTCAAATAGAGGGATTCCCCCTCCTCGCTGCGGCAATGGAGACGACTGCGACACCGTTCCTCAGCGGTCAACGCGAGGTGTAACTGCCGCGCATTTTCCAGCACAGTGGGACAAAGTTGCGTCAGGGTGAACATCAGACCAGCGTGAGTTCGACAATCTTATCAAAGCGGAATGTTTTCACCAGTTGCTGCAGACCTTCAATCAGAGCGGCTTCCTCAGGGGGGATTTCCGCAATCAGTTCCCGAATCCGCTTGGCGTTGAGTTTTTTGGCGGCTTCTTGGAGTTTGCTAATCCAAGGACGCGGCATCACCATTAGGGCGGCGGGGTCGAGGACAGCGGGCGGGCGGGCGGGCGGAGGTTGGGGCGTAGTCTCGTAGATATACTCTAGGTTTAACTGGGCGGCGAGTCGTTCAAAAATCGTTTGCGGACGGAAGGGCTTGGCAATGTAGTCATCACAGCCGAGATCCAGAAGTTCCTGCTTGTCCTGCTCAAAGCTACTGGCGGTAACCGCAAGAATTTTCGGGGGGCAAACCGCTTCTCCGCGTCGCAGGCGATCGCCCACTTCTTTCTTGATCTGTCGCGTTGCCGTTTTACCATCCATCACGGGCATCCGAATATCCATGAGAATGGCATGGGGCTGCCACGTCCGCCAAATTTCAACTGCTTCTTGACCATTGCAGGCTTCTTGACAACGAAATCCTACGGGTTCTAGGAGTTGGGTTAATAGTTGACGATTTTCGGGAATATCATCCACTACCAGGATGCGGACTTCTGAGG contains these protein-coding regions:
- a CDS encoding DUF2232 domain-containing protein produces the protein MNPTDSLEDDFPDVEAMVPPEQSQSLGRSQIQRTLVITETAFLASTAALLWVINFYLPIGPVLRLFFPIPIALVYLRWNRRAAWIAAIVSALLLSVLMGPPRSLQFLLPHGIMGVIFGGCWAKKEGWGRSIFSGAVIGTAGFFFQISLVSILLGENLWIYFNQQVTNFIDWVLVNLNLLLETTVTLIQVVALLLVFFQSTVYALVVHILAWTLLERLGNPIPDPPPWLRTILEDPR
- the egtC gene encoding ergothioneine biosynthesis protein EgtC, giving the protein MCRLYAYMGRKASLAHALVDAPHSLLVQSYQPQEMTAGLLNADGFGVGWYAARQDIPPFLYRQTIPMWHDVNFTEHLSRYIESACFLANVRSATPGQPVQMTNTQPFRWGRWLGVHNGFIENFRQTLYRPMRDRLSDICYNIIEGSTDSEHLFALFCNGLVLNPQLSPVMVLRQTLQIVFSLAQAARTSVSVAMILTDGMYILATRCSRGTPPPTLYWSQDAEKIQLTSEPVDRQTEWYPLPENKLLLMSLQSEPEIYPF
- a CDS encoding SUMF1/EgtB/PvdO family nonheme iron enzyme, which gives rise to MNQRFIPSETSTPLNPFDREALWQALQHQRKFTLQLVAELSEVALCAQPHPLYSPVGWHLGHIGYTEAFWLLPEGSGPSDRDRYWYAADGRPKVERQYLPSRSQLLDYLAEIRQRTGDRLHSLTDEQWQREVRLWWWILQHEAQHTETMQMVLAMQGIFTTLPPNLLLPQDHQRIPAGGYVIGSEDLLALDNEQPVQSVELLPFTIDAAPLTWREFLTFVEAGGYHRREWWSSSGWEWREAEEITSPFYPIPENLDLPMWGLSFYEAEAYGHFQGKRLPSEREWEIAAQQGLLHRGYVWEWTQSPFAPYPGFQSYPYRGYSAPYFDGEHFVLKGGSHWTRPILKRPSFRNWYSRTTREVFAGARYVHQEDFISQ
- a CDS encoding helix-turn-helix domain-containing protein; its protein translation is MVLTYEYRIQPNNHQEALLLKWLEPRRRHWNSCWRQRLDWLHRTRCFIDRCSLVSQPIGEIPECPNYYSQLAQLKQTKELFPEYKEIYHEVQQQN
- a CDS encoding molybdenum cofactor biosynthesis protein MoaE, which translates into the protein MVLQQFSLTNTPLEPAQLWQPLANLSAGAFVSFEGWVRNHNHGKIVTSLEYEVYPALALKEGEQILTEAIEKFDLLGAIASHRYGKLSLGEIAVWVGVTASHRQQAFAGAAYIIDEIKHRLPIWKKEYYLDEPATWVYCREHHHDSPF
- a CDS encoding MoaD/ThiS family protein — its product is MSDAPKTIHLRYFAQLREQSQREEEERVTTAQTYSELYQELKVQYGFTLDLSHIKVAANDRFVTLDQPIKTGDSVVFIPPVAGG
- the moaC gene encoding cyclic pyranopterin monophosphate synthase MoaC → MFSHINENQQPQMVDISEKTVSDRRAVAEALIELPPVFQAYVQGGELFLKKGPVVQTAIIAGTMAVKRTAEAIPFCHSLPITSCRFETDIESLESGLRIRLRCEVKTRDRTGVEMESLHGVTIAALTIYDMCKALSPHIVIREVRLLAKSGGKKTLGQYPLYGLVLTGGQSQRMGQDKALLDYYGQPHAQYLYNLLGQYCEQVFLSAQPNQWQGTPLAELPTLADTLPQIGPIAGILTALRAYPEVNWLVVACDLPYLTPETLAPLLQHYREDVVATCYHHPQEGFPEPLCAIYTPQALPVFEAAYAEGIYCPVKILQRSPCQGITPPQPRITANINTPEDYLEALHHVRRP
- the moaA gene encoding GTP 3',8-cyclase MoaA, translating into MVVTTAIPSQRLLDAQGRQIRKLRLSVTDRCNLRCTYCMPVDAAFMPPQTYLTPAEYATIVAELVELGIESVRLTGGEPLLRAEFPEIVAALAAVGVPELSLTTNGIRLVPFLPLLGCYGVWRLNISLDSLDPQTFAVISHGHHLETVKAAIATAVEQGFQVKLNMVVMAGVNDHELVPMVEYAKALGVEVRFLELMRIGYACHLGSDRFISAATMIERLRQHYDLCPVPRPQDSTSFNFETACGGQIGFIASESQPFCGHCSRWRLSADGVLRACLFKEAGVSLRGLSKPERYAAYEQVLGMKPSLRGAEVHHAMHQIGG
- a CDS encoding molybdopterin molybdotransferase MoeA, yielding MISVEAALDLIQQHLPDWGTETLSLTDPRCGRLAVTIASDRPYPPIDRIMMDGIALNWAAYQSGQRAFPILGVVPAGEVPPILTDTQACFEVMTGAALPQGCDLVIPYEALEIRDGIAHILHPEAWSPYQFVHRCGSDAAAGQPVLAAGTPLHSPAWGILASVGQTEVCVRRTPRTQIIATGNELIPPDHVPQPHQLRLSNAYALMAALKRQGYPHVSITHLPDDPVQLATHYRQASQEYDLLIYCGGVSKGKFDYLPQLWRDQGVQEYIHGVAQRPGKPLWFGVDHRQQTAVFGLPGNPVSSLVCLHRYVLDIPPLYACLASPFSFEKPLTYFLPVKLETTKTAELIAHPRPMQNSGDFLALADSDGFLELPASQGVFAAGECYRYFPWS
- a CDS encoding urease accessory protein UreF, which produces MLTDSALLTLLQWVSPALPIGGFNYSEGLETLIAQGKITSAAAVQDWLIFELAFGSAQLEAAIMVRVYRAIAKGDFDAVHQWNAWLSAARESAELRAQNWQMGTALMNLLTTLEDLPPELHTAHAQPYPWNVSVAFCIAAALADIPLEIALLGYLHSWVTTLINAAVKLIPLGQTAGQVLLRQLQPHIQQTVQQSLNVTDDDLESCTLGLALASMQHETLYCRLFRS
- the ureE gene encoding urease accessory protein UreE; translation: MFTLTQLCPTVLENARQLHLALTAEERCRSRLHCRSEEGESLYLKLPRGITLQPGDRLQDEEGTVVVTVHAKPEPTLKVMAPTPLDLLQAAYHLGNRHVPLEIHTDYLRLGADSVLQTMLEQRGLTVTFEVAPFCPERGAYHAH